The genomic DNA ATCTGCGCCCGATATACTGTGATAATTGAGGGGCAATATTCTCACGATATACATATTTTGATTCGCCCATTTCTATCTCTTTTCGATATGGGTATACAAACCGGAACCAGAAAGAAAACAGATTGTCGTTAAGGAGATAAACCCCCTTTCGACTCACAGATCCGGACAATACGGGAGTTTCTCTTCGTATTAACTGTAAGTCTGCAAGGGTTGCAAGATACTTGGAAACCAGGCCCTTTTCAAGACCACAATCATTGGCAATGAGCCCTATTGTCGTATTGCCACTTGCTATTGAGAGGAGGATTGAATAATAATATCTGGGCTCTTTCAGTTCCATACGAAGAACAAACTCTACATCCCGATAGAGGAATGCATCTTCCATAAGCAGGTTCTCACATACGATCTCTTCAAGATCCAGGAAGGGTTCATCAATGAGACAATACGCGGGCGTTCCTCCAAAAATTGCATAGAGTATTATCGCGGTTCGCAGATCATTCACATACGGATAAAAATCAATGAACCGAAATGGTTTGAGTAATATCTGCCCGGTCCTTCTCCCATAAAGCGGGCTTTTGTACTGCATGAGTTGAGACTCAACAAGCCCGATACTTGAACCTGATAATATCAGATAGAGGTGAGTCTTTCCAAGAGCGGTATCCCAGTAGTACTGTAGAAGAGAAGGAAGTGACGAATCCTCCTGAACAAGGTATGGAAATTCATCAATTGCAATAACAACACGCTTATCGCCACGTTTTGTAAGATATACAAAAAATGCATCCCAGTCAGGAAATGGTGCATGGAGGAGATAATCATCCTGAAAAAAACCTGCCAATTCGGAGGAGATCCGTTTTAACTGCAGATGTTTTGACTCCTCCCTGGCCAGGAGCCGAATTCCCCCTACCTGACTGATGAACTGATCAGTAAGTTCGCTCTTTCCAACCCGCCGTCTTCCATACAAGATTACAAGTTCTGCCTTCTCACTATGAAACCTCCGGATGAGAGCTGATAATTCTGTTTTCCGATCTATGAACATACTTTAAAGTAGTCTACTTGAAAGTATAATAATATCGATAGTTCCTAAATCGCAATAAAAAAGATTAAGGTTATGATTCAACTGTAAATGCTATTGCTTTCTTGTATACCGATGAAACCCCGTCATTGTTAATAACACAGAGATCCAGTTTCCCTGATTTGACTTCATCTGATAGTGGAGCATCGATCTTCACCCGGATCTTTATAGTATTGTGGGTCAAGACCGGTTTTGGCTGATATGAGAACCAGGTCAGACTATCGCCGGCAAGAAGGACCTCACATGGCTCCATGAACTCCCTTCCGGTTATGGTCACATCGCTGGCTTTGTCAGGAGTAAGGACCGGAGCCTCTACCGATATGATAACAGGTGGAATCTGCTTTCCCGTGATCTCGAATGGAACAGTTGCCTTTCCGGTCTTCGTGGTAATGACAAGGTTCCAGGTTCCCTGCTCTGCATCTGACGGAATGTCAATCATTACGACGCCATACTTCTGGTTTTCGGTAAAGCAGTAATTGTACGCCTCAATACCGACGTTGTCTTTCACCAGCGTGACATATACCGGGGATGAAAAATGATCACCATAGATCTTAATTCCCATGGTATTGCCAGCCCCGCCGGAATATGGGTAGATGCTGGTGACATGAATCCCCCGCTCATTGACGATCTTCTCACTCATGCCGGCAAACCGGGGATCTGATACCGGTTCTTCCGGGGTTTGCTTAGGAGGGACCTCCGGAGTCGGCGTGATTTCAGGGGTGAGGGGAATATCAACGGATGCATTCAGGTCATCTTCCGGGAACGGCTTTGACCCGTTCAGGACTGTAATATTGACCACACCGGTTCGCATATCAGACCCTGCACCGGCCCTGATTGAGTACACACCAGGCTGCACGGTTTCAGGGATGGGGACCATTACGGATCTCCTGGTGCTTCTGAGGATAAGACCAGGAACCTGTGAACCGACGCCGATTCCAAGCAGTTCAGAATCAGGGATTACCGTAAAATTTATCCGTTCACCTAAGAGTTTGACTGTATCAAGGGACCAGAGCCGATCCTGAGTGTTCTTTAAAACTGCACCATCTTTCCCGGCTATGGTCATTGCCGAGACATCCAGGTTCAGGGTAAATTCAACCTCATCGCCGGGAGCCACCTCATCAGGGAAGGCAGACAGACTTCCCTTAAGGAGCATGGTGCCGCTTGGTGGAGCAGAATCACCGGTCCAGTTGGTAAATCCATGTCCAAAATTTTCAAAAAATGGCCCGTTGAAGATAATCTGCTCTTCAGAGACTGCTGCATGGGCAGAAGAGGAGAACAGAATGAGGAACAGAATCGTCAGAAAATACCGGTATACTCCATCGAATGCAGATCTCTGTGCATGAATACCCATAATTCCATCGAACATTAAAAAGGAGATTGCAAGTTCCTGAATTTATTTGTTCCTGAAAAACCGGCATATGAGTTTGGCACTAATGGCAGGCAATAGTGATCAGCCTGAATGAATACGCATTTTCCAGCTACACGCCGGATTTTGATTCATATTTCCGCTCGTACAAATCGATGGCCTGCATCCTGCCATTTGCATCGTTCGGACTCATGACAATATCATCTGCTGAAAGACCAAAATAATCAAGCGTTTCCCTGATAAGCGGGATATCCATAAACCCCTCCATATTGCCGGATGAAAGCGACACGATGATCTGGTGTAATGACTTTTCTACCATGGAGAATATCGTTTCACCGTCGTCACCATAGGAGATATCAACCCCTGATTCCTGGAGCAGGTGAATCATCGCATCCATATCGCGATCTGCCGGAGTCTTGTTGTCCAGAGCAGACTGATCTGCCATCCCTGGAGAAGAAGGAGTATCAGCGGGATCACTGTCAAGAGCAGATACCGGAACAGCGGATGCACAAAGCAGTATGATCAGGATACGTATGATAAATTTCATGTTTTGCTATATGAGAGGGAACATTTTTTACCCAATTTTTTAGTTAACCTAGTATATTAATTAATAAATAATCACGATAAGCAAAAAACCTCTTGATAATTTTGGGTCTCCAAACTGTAAACCAGGGAATTATTTTACAAACAGAACAGATCATTCATTATCTCAAGAACCCAATACCCATTCCGGAGAAGAGAGATGAAAAAAACCTATACCCTACTGCTGCCCGGAATCCTTATAGCAGCCATATTTCTCTGCGGATGCAGTGCTCTTTTTCAAGAGCCGACAGTAACCGTTGGATCTGTTGACCTTGCATACATCAATGCCACGGACCTTGGTCTTGACGTTACGCTTGATATAAAGAACCCGAATATATTCGGGGTGACGTTTCAAAAAATCACCGCCGATGTCACATATCTCAAAGATGGAAACTGGGAACCGCTCAGTCATGTTGAGACAGGAACTATTAACATCGGCACTGGTGAAAGTACGGTTCTGCTCCCGGTGTCTGCAAAGAATGCAGACCTTATTAAAGCAGGATTTCATATCCTCATTCAAGGGGAGATAACAATCCAGGTTGAGGGTATTGCACAGCCGTCCTTCTTTGGATTTGCTCCGGAGATCCCGTTCAGTAAAACGAAAACTATCCCCATCTCACTCTGATAGAGATGAGGAATCAGGTGGAAGACTCACCCTGACAATTTTTTTCCGGCAGGGGGCATCCGTTATGAAGCAGGTATTCTGATCCCCAGGCACAGAGCGACTCGAGCACAGGAATAACCGAGGTCCCAAGGGCTGTGAGGGAATATTCTACCCGTGGGGGGACTTCAGGATAGATTTTCCTGCTGATAACCCCGTCGTCCTCCAGTTCACGCAGTTGTTTTGTCAGCATCCGGGGTGATACCATCGGCAACCGCTCGGTCAGCTGGGTAAACCGAAGAGTCCCTCCTTTGAGCTGCCAGATGATGAGGGCCTTCCATTTTCCGCCAATAACGGCCAGGGCGGCCTCAACCGGACAATGATACGGACCTTTTTCATTCATGTATGGTGTTTTACTATTAATTAGAATGCAATTATTTATAATATAATTACTACCAATAGTATAGTAATGATACGTTAGGAACAATCGTGGGAACGAATAGAAAAGGTTCTTTCTTACCCCTGATGTATCCTTGTATCCAATGGAGAAAAGAATGCCAGTAATATCAATTGAAATGGGGCCGACCGCTCTGGAAAAGAAGCAGGAACTCATACAGGCACTCACCACTGCTGCTGCAAAGATCCTAACCCTCCCTGAGCAGTCATTCGTTGTTCTGATTAAGGAATATCCCCTTGATGCCATCGGTGTCGGTGGACAGTCATTGTCACACAGAATCTTATAATCGGAAGATCAGTACCAGGAAAAATCAAAACTAGATATTCACACGTCGAAAGAGTACGATTACCATGACTACAATCACCATCGATCCGTCAAAATGTAACGGATGTAAAATCTGTATGTCCCTCTGCCCCTATTGTATCCTTGAGATGAAAGAAGGAGAAAATGTCGCTTCTCCCAACCCGGATATGATACCGTTCTGCAGCAAATGCGGCCATTGCAGTGCAGTCTGCCCACAGGGAGCAATTGATGTGGATTATGAAGGGGCCGGACCAATTCCCGACTGTGCTTCTGATTCGATTCCATCATTTGGGGATCTGAGCAGACTGATGATGGTCAGGCGTTCGGTTAGGAGTTATAAAGAAAAACCAGTGCCCCGGGAGATCCTGCAAAAAATCCTCGATGTGGTCAGATATGCACCAACCGGCATGAATGGACAGTTGGTTCGCTGGCTCGTCGTTGAAAACCCTGATGAAGTTAAAAAGATTGTTGCCGGCACGGTTGAATGGGCCTGCAAACTGATGCAGACAGATATCGAACACCCGCTCAAACCGATCCTTCCGATGATCATCGATGCATGGGAACGGGGAGAGGATCATGTTTGTCATGGTGCTCCTCACCTGGTGGTTGCCTATACCCACAAACAGAATCCGATCGGGTTTATTGATGCAATTATCGCCCTTACCCACGTTGACCTTGCAGC from Methanospirillum hungatei JF-1 includes the following:
- a CDS encoding winged helix-turn-helix transcriptional regulator, whose product is MNEKGPYHCPVEAALAVIGGKWKALIIWQLKGGTLRFTQLTERLPMVSPRMLTKQLRELEDDGVISRKIYPEVPPRVEYSLTALGTSVIPVLESLCAWGSEYLLHNGCPLPEKNCQGESST
- a CDS encoding ATP-binding protein, producing MFIDRKTELSALIRRFHSEKAELVILYGRRRVGKSELTDQFISQVGGIRLLAREESKHLQLKRISSELAGFFQDDYLLHAPFPDWDAFFVYLTKRGDKRVVIAIDEFPYLVQEDSSLPSLLQYYWDTALGKTHLYLILSGSSIGLVESQLMQYKSPLYGRRTGQILLKPFRFIDFYPYVNDLRTAIILYAIFGGTPAYCLIDEPFLDLEEIVCENLLMEDAFLYRDVEFVLRMELKEPRYYYSILLSIASGNTTIGLIANDCGLEKGLVSKYLATLADLQLIRRETPVLSGSVSRKGVYLLNDNLFSFWFRFVYPYRKEIEMGESKYVYRENIAPQLSQYIGRRFEEIILDVFYLFNSQGLFPVRFSDIGRWWYKEQEIDLVAVDPKSDTILFCECKWQDNVHVEKIVQSLKKKAVLVKWGTSYRKEIYCVIGRSCVPYQEDETIIFYDLDDLEKMIRACLNPV
- a CDS encoding nitroreductase family protein, with the translated sequence MTTITIDPSKCNGCKICMSLCPYCILEMKEGENVASPNPDMIPFCSKCGHCSAVCPQGAIDVDYEGAGPIPDCASDSIPSFGDLSRLMMVRRSVRSYKEKPVPREILQKILDVVRYAPTGMNGQLVRWLVVENPDEVKKIVAGTVEWACKLMQTDIEHPLKPILPMIIDAWERGEDHVCHGAPHLVVAYTHKQNPIGFIDAIIALTHVDLAAPALGLGTCWAGIVQIAWNESPDLVARLGLPADHIPMYAMMIGYPRYKFSQIPKRNALQVIWK
- the dmpI gene encoding 4-oxalocrotonate tautomerase DmpI, with the translated sequence MPVISIEMGPTALEKKQELIQALTTAAAKILTLPEQSFVVLIKEYPLDAIGVGGQSLSHRIL
- a CDS encoding LEA type 2 family protein; this encodes MKKTYTLLLPGILIAAIFLCGCSALFQEPTVTVGSVDLAYINATDLGLDVTLDIKNPNIFGVTFQKITADVTYLKDGNWEPLSHVETGTINIGTGESTVLLPVSAKNADLIKAGFHILIQGEITIQVEGIAQPSFFGFAPEIPFSKTKTIPISL